From one Babesia bovis T2Bo chromosome 3, whole genome shotgun sequence genomic stretch:
- a CDS encoding putative cytochrome c/c1 heme lyase has product MGDSSRCHVTAPESSHGVWCPMDINESNMMPLLPNTACSDEARALDTTREMSSIPRTESGEKWTYPSPMQFYNALALKQKTNPDEAAFMNEAVMAHNTVNERSWSKVMEWERIHARTCSNPQLRRFVGRYGKESPRSLLHRYFWGMGQAFDRHDWYINRCGREVRYIIDYYDDPRAGDDIQVYIDARPALDSFGSLYDRIRMAFARKG; this is encoded by the exons ATGGGAGACTCCAGTAGGTGCCATGTAACGGCTCCGGAGTCTTCTCATGGCGTTTGGTGTCCCATGGACATCAATGAGTCTAACATGATGCCGTTGCTTCCGAATACCGCTTGTAGTGATGAAGCTCGTGCGCTTGATACTACTAGGGAAATGTCATCCATACCACGTACGGAATCAGGTGAAA AATGGACATATCCATCCCCAATGCAGTTTTACAATGCCTTGGCATTGAAGCAAAAGACAAATCCCGATGAGGCTGCGTTCATGAATGAAGCTGTTATGGCCCATAATACTGTCAACGAACGGTCCTGGTCCAAAGTGATGGAATGGGAGCGTATTCATGCTAG GACATGCTCTAATCCGCAACTACGGCGCTTCGTAGGACGGTATGGCAAGGAGTCCCCAAGATCACTTTTACATCGCTATTTTTGGGG CATGGGCCAAGCGTTTGACCGACATGATTGGTACATCAATCGGTGTGGGCGTGAAGTACGCTATATCATAGACTACTACGATGATCCCAGAGCTGGTGACGATATACAGGTATATATCGACGCAAGACCGGCTTTGGATTCTTTCGGTTCTTTATACGATCGCATTAGGATGGCATTTGCCAGGAAAGGTTGA
- a CDS encoding Isy1-like splicing family protein, whose product MARNSEKANAMLNKWLRIKSGLAAHDTQLTRKPRHTSEVTDYRTAEHWRNLLVKDVMISISRIQNASLGEFAIRDLNDEINRLIGLRKRWDERVIELGGPDQRALSSAIENAHGAELKIGGGGYRYFGAAKNLPGVQELFEKQEMDERRVDTYVTRAELYRKINPDYYGFRDDEDGMLSAAEAELERSLHTKGLSEVSHCHVDPAELEDEALEWDQPLIEALQQRNVL is encoded by the coding sequence ATGGCGCGCAATTCAGAAAAGGCAAATGCCATGCTTAATAAGTGGTTGCGTATCAAAAGCGGGCTTGCAGCCCACGATACGCAACTAACGAGGAAACCCAGGCATACATCCGAGGTTACCGACTACCGTACAGCGGAGCATTGGAGAAACCTACTGGTCAAGGATGTTATGATCTCGATATCGAGGATACAGAATGCAAGTCTTGGCGAATTTGCAATTCGTGACCTCAATGACGAAATCAACAGGCTAATAGGTCTTAGGAAGCGCTGGGACGAACGAGTAATCGAACTTGGAGGACCCGATCAAAGGGCACTTTCATCGGCCATAGAAAATGCACATGGAGCTGAGTTGAAAATAGGAGGTGGAGGATACCGATACTTCGGGGCAGCCAAGAATCTACCGGGTGTACAAGAACTGTTTGAAAAGCAGGAGATGGACGAACGACGTGTAGACACATATGTAACACGCGCTGAGTTATATCGCAAGATTAACCCAGATTATTATGGGTTCCGAGATGATGAGGACGGCATGCTATCAGCAGCAGAGGCCGAGTTGGAACGATCACTACATACAAAGGGGCTCTCTGAAGTCAGCCATTGCCATGTGGATCCAGCTGAGCTTGAAGACGAGGCCCTGGAATGGGACCAACCACTCATTGAAGCTCTACAGCAACGCAACGTGCTATGA
- a CDS encoding CRAL/TRIO domain family protein, translating to MGKHTPTDLTPEELRGLVSALNAEQRTRLEEIRSLYSMHISGNKELFDDLFFVRFLRARKFDINKTGAMLNKYFSWRMEIKVDSVIKSDLSYIRDRVRQYFPHGYHGTDKLGRPIYIERMGHGSCSKLLQHLTTEELTKYYVQRYEYMTHVMMPACSLKYGKPVEQLLTIVDLRGFSISQINTKLRSFLTTMSAVTQNYYPELLGKLLFINASTFFSALWQLMSPLLDAKTLSKISVISSKTESRNIVLELVDPEQLPMFLGGTRPDDFWMESDFGPWGDPEIIAELKRTRPHIPQELYDLRDKPE from the exons ATGGGCAAGCATACACCTACGGATCTG ACTCCCGAGGAGCTGCGTGGCCTCGTTTCCGCATTGAACGCGGAGCAGCGTACGCGTTTGGAGGAGATACGTAGCTTGTATTCTATGCACATCAGCGGGAATAAGGAATTATTTGACGACTTATTTTTCGTGAG GTTCTTGCGTGCTCGTAAATTTGACATTAATAAGACCGGTGCTATGCTAAACAAGTATTTTAGCTGGCGTATGGAAATTAAGGTTGACAGTGTAAttaag TCTGATTTATCTTACATTCGTGACCGTGTACGTCAGTATTTTCCACATGgttaccatggtactgaCAAACTCGGTCGTCCCATATACATTGAGCGCATGGGCCACGGTAGTTGCAGCAAGCTCCTGCAGCACCTGACTACTGAGGAGCTTACTAAGTACTACGTGCAGCGTTATGAGTATATGACCCACGTGATGATGCCGGCATGCTCTTTGAAATATGGCAAGCCTGTTGAGCAGCTGTTGACAATAGTTGATCTCCGTGGTTTTTCTATATCGCAAATTAATACCAAGTTACGTTCATTTCTGACTACCATGTCCGCTGTAACTCAGAATTACTACCCTGAGTTACTGGGTAAGCTGCTTTTCATCAATGCATCTACATTCTTTTCTGCATTATGGCAGCTCATGTCACCTTTACTTGATGCTAAGACTTTATCCAAGATAAGTGTGATATCCTCTAAAACGGAGTCTCGGAATATAGTATTAGAGCTGGTTGATCCGGAGCAGTTGCCTATGTTCTTGGGTGGTACACGTCCGGATGACTTTTGGATGGAGTCTGACTTTGGTCCTTGGGGTGATCCTGAGATCATTGCTGAGCTAAAACGCACTCGTCCTCATATTCCTCAGGAACTCTATGATCTCAGGGACAAGCCGGAGTGA
- a CDS encoding RNA polymerase Rpb3/RpoA insert domain family protein translates to MPAHVKLDSTGIKPTFEPDSDSSGRTVLDEVKDVKIKFLKNTRYHAIAEIEGLNVAIANAIRRILLAEVPTLAIESVHIYQNTGVIQDEVLAHRLGLVPFDCNPDLIPYRDNEDLSDKNSVCFHLKVECKKESLAGRTNLPVYAGDMKWVPLSDEQAELFKDNPPKPIHKDILLTKLSPGQEIDLKAYLEKGIGKTHAKWSPVCTAVYRFKPDITFSEDEPLTNDEVEELVQICPMGVFSADKGRITTIRPYNCTSCRACLERFPKRVIIKKLSNHFIFSVESTGAIPSGQLFLKAIGVLKEKSQKLKRRMVDAISYTH, encoded by the exons ATGCCAGCACACGTTAAACTTGATTCCACAGGAATCAAGCCAACATTCGAGCCAGATTCTGACTCTTCAGGACGCACAGTCCTCGATGAGGTCAAGGATGTTAAGATAAAGTTTTTAAAAAACACGAGGTACCACGCTATCGCAGAAATTGAAGGACTGAATGTCGCCATCGCAAACGCCATACGGAGGATTCTACTCGCAGAAGTGCCAACCCTAGCCATAGAAAGCGTACAT atataccaaaatactgGAGTTATACAAGATGAAGTATTGGCCCATAGGTTAGGGCTGGTGCCATTTGACTGTAACCCTGACCTGATTCCATATAGAG ATAACGAGGACCTCAGTGATAAAAACAGCGTGTGCTTCCACCTAAAGGTGGAATGTAAAAAGGAATCTTTGGCTGGGAGGACCAATTTGCCAG TTTACGCGGGTGATATGAAATGGGTACCGCTCTCAGATGAACAAGCTGAATTGTTCAAGGATAACCCACCGAAACCAATACATAAAGATATACTGCTTACCAAGCTGTCACCAGGGCAG GAAATTGACTTAAAGGCGTATCTCGAAAAGGGTATTGGTAAAACACACGCCAAGTGGTCACCAGTATGTACGGCTGTATACCGCTTCAAACCGGATATAACCTTCTCGGAAGATGAACCACTGACTAATGATGAAGTTGAGGAACTAGTGCAAATATGCCCAATGGGCGTCTTCAGTGCTGATAAAG GACGTATCACAACTATTAGGCCCTATAACTGTACATCATGTAGAGCGTGTCTAGAACGCTTCCCCAAAAGAGTTATCATAAAGAAGCTGTCCAACCACTTTATAT TCTCGGTGGAATCAACCGGCGCCATACCTAGTGGACAGTTGTTCCTAAAGGCCATTGGAGTACTAAAGGAAAAGTCACAGAAACTTAAACGGCGTATGGTAGATGCCATAAGCTACACGCATTAG
- a CDS encoding putative translation initiation factor eIF-1A — MPKNKGKGGKNRRRGKNDNDGEKRELVFKMEDQEYAQVLRMLGNGRLEAYCFDGNKRLCHIRGKMRKRVWVNAGDIILVSLRDYQDSKADVIAKYTADEARSLKAYGELPESTKITETDLYDDEGDGGIEFQDESSGSDSEDDKEDAKFDIDDL; from the exons ATGCCAAAGAATAAGG GTAAGGGTGGTAAGAACCGCCGTCGTGGTAAGAATGACAATGACGGTGAGAAGCGTGAGTTAGTTTTTAAGATGGAGGACCAGG AGTACGCTCAAGTTCTCCGTATGCTTGGCAATGGTCGTCTTGAGGCTTATTGTTTTGATGGAAACAAGCGTCTATGTCACATTAG GGGTAAGATGCGCAAGAGGGTATGGGTTAACGCGGGTGATATCATTTTGGTCTCCTTGCGTGACTATCAGGACAGCAAGGCTGATGTAATCGCAAAATACACTGCCGATGAGGCTAGATCCCTTAAGGCTTACGGTGAGTTACCGGAGTCCACTAAGATCACTGAGACTGATCTTTATGATGATGAGGGTGATGGTGGCATTGAATTCCAGGATGAATCATCAGGTTCTGACAGTGAGGATGACAAGGAGGACGCCAAGTTTGACATTGATGACCTTTGA
- a CDS encoding 26S proteasome regulatory subunit family protein: MEDNTAEFLSTEATFRDEPMVEDLSDLSSKTLAIVESMLKGTQNRDIEFLKTVLLELMLVEKRCRIARDGVSNSRMCNFILQLLYDIGDYPNVIYYLVLLSRKRGQLKATITSMVNYAKKWISEIFDMEVKMNLINTLIHITQGKMFLEVQRADLAYTLAKIKEESGQIEEAANIMHNTEVETFGILPKKEKVRYLLEQMRLHLLNNDYLRFYIASNKIDDRVLDNDGFEEHKMTYYEYMVHYHLHSKDYFEVAKAYRQRLDCTIKLDLNDWLSDLESVVIFLMISAISEETIKYRMDFLASEEKRLRETPVLSSLFKELLSDNMIPFPLAADLATVINSHVIFTDQRYPGGAERLSTLADRVIQHNIMVASKFYTTLQVTRLSELTNTTCDKLEEEISAMVHAKTIYAKIDRPAGLIRFGERKDSDTLLLSWSTDIANLMGLVDQCSRLVQKEKMIHEARLKQVELEKNLTEG, translated from the exons ATGGAAGACAATACGGCAGAGTTCCTTTCGACGGAGGCTACTTTTCGTGATGAGCCTATGGTGGAGGACCTTTCAGACTTGTCGTCGAAGACTCTGGCTATTGTGGAATCTATGCTAAAG GGCACCCAAAACCGTGACATTGAGTTTCTTAAGACAGTTTTGCTTGAGCTCATGCTTGTTGAGAAGCGTTGCCGCATAGCTCGTGACGGTGTATCCAATTCGCGTATGTGCAACTTCATTCTACAGTTACTGTATGACATTGGTGATTACCCCAATGTGATATACTATCTGGTCCTCCTTTCTCGTAAGCGTGGCCAGTTGAAGGCTACTATCACATCTATGGTGAATTACGCTAAGAAGTGGATATCTGAGATCTTTGACATGGAAGTAAAGATGAATTTGATCAACACGTTGATCCACATAACTCAGGGCAAG ATGTTCCTCGAGGTTCAACGTGCTGATCTGGCCTATACCCTAGCTAAGATCAAGGAGGAGAGTGGCCAGATTGAGGAGGCAGCAAATATAATGCACAACACAGAG GTGGAAACATTTGGCATATTGCCTAAGAAGGAGAAGGTGCGTTACTTACTGGAGCAGATGCGTCTTCATTTACTTAATAACGACTACCTTCGTTTTTACATTGCTAGTAACAAGATAGACGACCGCGTTCTTGATAATGACGGCTTCGAGGAGCACAAGATGACTTATTATGAGTACATGGTTCACTATCATCTCCATTCTAAGGATTACTTCGAGGTGGCCAAAGCATATCGTCAGCGTTTGGATTGTACCATTAAGCTGGATCTTAACGACTGGCTTTCG GACCTTGAGTCtgttgttatattcctCATGATTTCTGCGATATCTGAGGAAACTATCAAGTACCGCATGGACTTTTTGGCATCGGAGGAGAAGCGTTTAAGGGAAACTCCGGTACTATCATCGCTATTCAAGGAGTTGTTATCTGACAATATGATTCCATTCCCACTTGCTGCTGACCTGGCCACTGTAATAAACTCccatgttatatttacGGACCAGCGGTACCCTGGAGGTGCTGAGCGTCTATCGACGCTTGCTGATCGTGTGATTCAGCATAACATTATGGTAGCCAGCAAGTTTTACACTACTCTTCAGGTAACTCGTCTTTCGGAGCTTACAAACACGACTTGCGAC AAACTGGAGGAGGAGATATCGGCCATGGTCCATGCCAAGACGATTTATGCTAAAATAGACCGTCCTGCTGGATTGATTCGTTTTGGTGAGCGCAAGGACTCGGATACGTTATTACTTTCATGGTCGactgatatcgcaaa TCTCATGGGTCTTGTTGACCAATGTTCGCGTTTGGTTCAGAAGGAGAAGATGATCCACGAGGCCCGTCTTAAGCAGGTTGAGCTTGAGAAAAACTTAACTGAGGGGTGA